In the Staphylococcus sp. IVB6240 genome, one interval contains:
- a CDS encoding YdhK family protein — translation MIKKLFFMILGSLLILSACSNNDEKDKDTNDQKSESHMKHNDESKVPEDMKSTNEGEFKVGDKVTITAGHMPGMKGAEATVKGAYKTYAYVVSYKPTNGNEKVNNHKWVVNEEIKDAPKDGFSKGDTVKLEASHMSGMKGATANIDNVKKTTVYVVDYKSKDNGKIIKNHKWMTGNELKAR, via the coding sequence ATGATTAAAAAATTATTTTTTATGATATTAGGATCATTACTAATATTATCAGCTTGCTCCAATAATGATGAAAAAGATAAAGACACTAATGACCAAAAAAGTGAGAGCCATATGAAACATAATGATGAAAGTAAAGTTCCAGAAGATATGAAATCGACTAATGAGGGTGAATTTAAAGTGGGAGATAAAGTAACGATTACAGCAGGGCATATGCCAGGTATGAAAGGTGCAGAAGCTACTGTAAAAGGTGCGTATAAAACATATGCCTATGTTGTAAGTTATAAACCCACAAATGGAAATGAAAAAGTAAACAATCATAAATGGGTCGTAAACGAAGAGATTAAAGATGCACCTAAAGATGGATTTAGTAAGGGCGATACTGTTAAATTAGAAGCAAGTCATATGTCTGGTATGAAAGGTGCTACAGCCAATATAGATAACGTGAAAAAGACTACTGTTTACGTAGTTGATTACAAATCCAAAGATAATGGTAAAATCATTAAAAATCATAAATGGATGACAGGAAATGAGCTGAAAGCACGATAA
- a CDS encoding IS6 family transposase → MNYFRYKQFNKDVITVAVGYYLRYALSYRDISEILRERGVNVHHSTVYRWVQEYAPILYQIWKKKHKKAYYKWRIDETYVKIKGKWSYLYRAIDAEGHTLDIWLRKQRDNHAAYAFIKRLIKQFGKPQKVITDQVPSTKVAMAKVIKTFKLNPDCYCTSKYLNNLIEQDHRHIKVRKTRYQSMNTAKNTLKGIECIYALYKKNRRSLQIYGFSPCHEISIMLAS, encoded by the coding sequence ATGAACTATTTCAGATATAAACAATTTAACAAGGACGTCATCACTGTAGCCGTTGGCTACTATCTAAGATACGCACTGAGTTATCGTGATATATCTGAAATTCTAAGAGAACGTGGTGTCAACGTTCATCATTCAACGGTCTACCGTTGGGTTCAAGAATATGCTCCGATTTTGTATCAAATTTGGAAGAAAAAACATAAAAAAGCCTATTACAAATGGCGTATTGATGAGACGTACGTCAAAATAAAAGGGAAATGGAGCTATTTATATCGTGCTATTGATGCAGAGGGGCATACATTAGATATTTGGTTGCGTAAGCAACGTGATAATCATGCAGCATATGCGTTTATCAAACGTCTCATTAAACAATTTGGTAAACCTCAAAAAGTGATTACAGATCAGGTACCTTCAACGAAGGTAGCCATGGCTAAAGTTATTAAAACGTTTAAACTGAATCCCGACTGTTATTGTACATCGAAATATCTGAATAATCTCATTGAGCAAGATCACCGTCATATTAAAGTAAGAAAGACAAGATATCAAAGTATGAATACGGCAAAGAATACTTTAAAAGGTATTGAATGTATTTACGCTCTATATAAAAAGAACCGCAGGTCTCTTCAGATCTACGGATTTTCGCCATGCCACGAAATTAGCATCATGCTAGCAAGTTAA
- a CDS encoding AEC family transporter has product MTQQFIIIIILIALGYTLKRINYFKANDSQVFSTLVLNVTLPSLVIVNLNGAELDLSLSILPIMMIIYGILAKIIVVWLFINYDNQIRGATGMMIASLNIGLFAYPLVEAIWPQTGMIYFGMADIGGAIIMFGVTYFVGSYFSSEGDSFDFKYLGKNLLKSVPLMTYIIMFILNMLDIHFPEPVIDFFSVLSGANMPLSMILLGLMLNFSIDKRFLPIALKYLAIHYGLGIIAGLLVHFFLPVDDEMIKTTLQVAWLLPVGVAIIPYSIQFKYKTLPLVGMVTNLTIVISIVILYIYQALFV; this is encoded by the coding sequence GTGACTCAACAATTTATCATAATTATTATACTGATTGCATTGGGTTATACATTAAAGAGGATTAATTACTTTAAGGCGAATGATAGTCAAGTATTCTCTACCTTAGTATTAAATGTCACATTGCCTTCGCTAGTAATAGTTAATTTGAACGGTGCAGAATTAGATTTATCACTTTCAATTTTACCAATAATGATGATTATTTATGGTATTCTTGCCAAAATTATTGTGGTCTGGTTATTTATAAATTATGATAATCAGATTCGTGGTGCCACTGGCATGATGATAGCTTCGTTAAATATAGGGTTATTTGCGTATCCACTCGTTGAAGCGATATGGCCACAAACAGGGATGATATACTTTGGTATGGCTGATATAGGTGGGGCTATTATCATGTTTGGTGTAACTTACTTTGTCGGTAGCTATTTTAGTAGTGAAGGGGATAGTTTCGACTTTAAATATTTAGGGAAAAACTTGCTTAAATCGGTGCCACTTATGACATATATTATAATGTTTATCTTAAATATGCTTGATATTCATTTTCCAGAGCCAGTAATTGATTTCTTCTCTGTGCTATCAGGTGCGAATATGCCATTATCAATGATTTTACTAGGTCTGATGTTAAACTTCAGTATTGATAAGAGATTCTTACCAATTGCTCTTAAATATTTAGCTATACACTATGGCTTAGGTATTATTGCTGGCTTATTAGTACATTTCTTTTTACCAGTTGATGATGAGATGATCAAAACAACTCTACAAGTTGCCTGGTTATTACCAGTTGGCGTAGCTATCATACCTTACTCCATACAATTTAAATATAAAACTTTACCACTGGTAGGTATGGTCACTAATTTAACGATTGTCATTAGCATTGTCATTTTATATATTTATCAAGCTTTATTTGTATAA
- a CDS encoding glucose 1-dehydrogenase — translation MFKDLEGKVVVITGGSSGIGKAMVEQFGKEKAKVVINYLSESSLDDVAESIKLIEDAGGQAIKVHADVSKEEDVNNLIKAAVDTFGTLDILINNAGFEKPIPTHEMPLEEWQKVIDINLTGAFIGSKAAVNQFLKEDKKGIILNTSSVHDRIPWPNYVNYAASKGGLKLMMETMSMEYAQHGIRINNISPGAIVTEHTREKFSDPETRAETLEMIPAKEIGEADQVANVARFLCSDLADYIHGTTIYVDGGMTNYPAFKGGKG, via the coding sequence ATGTTCAAAGATTTAGAAGGCAAAGTAGTAGTTATCACAGGTGGTAGTAGCGGCATTGGTAAAGCAATGGTAGAACAATTTGGTAAAGAAAAAGCTAAAGTTGTTATTAACTATCTTTCAGAAAGTTCATTAGACGATGTTGCTGAATCTATCAAATTAATTGAAGATGCAGGCGGACAAGCAATTAAAGTACATGCAGATGTATCAAAAGAAGAAGATGTAAACAATTTAATTAAAGCAGCAGTTGATACATTCGGTACATTAGATATTCTTATTAATAATGCTGGTTTCGAAAAACCAATTCCAACTCATGAAATGCCTCTAGAAGAATGGCAAAAAGTTATTGATATCAACTTAACTGGTGCATTTATCGGTTCAAAAGCCGCTGTTAATCAATTTCTTAAAGAAGATAAAAAAGGTATTATTCTTAATACATCAAGTGTTCACGATAGAATTCCTTGGCCAAACTATGTAAACTACGCTGCTAGTAAAGGTGGTTTGAAATTAATGATGGAAACAATGTCTATGGAATATGCTCAACACGGCATCCGCATTAACAATATCTCACCTGGGGCTATCGTAACAGAACATACAAGAGAAAAATTCTCTGACCCAGAAACACGCGCTGAAACATTAGAAATGATTCCAGCCAAAGAAATTGGTGAAGCTGATCAAGTTGCAAATGTTGCACGTTTCTTATGTTCAGATCTAGCTGACTACATTCATGGTACTACAATCTATGTAGATGGTGGTATGACAAACTACCCAGCATTTAAGGGCGGTAAAGGCTAA
- a CDS encoding RhaT/GlcU family sugar-proton symporter gives MDLLIALLPALFWGSVVLINVLVGGGPYNQIRGTTFGALIIGIILLLTGNAKFDDLTIIIVGLISGAFWALGQGYQLKSVSLIGVSKTMPISTGLQLVGTTLFSAIFLGEWSTGVQVTLGLVAMVLLVIGIALTSIKGKNEESESTKNFGKAMPILLISTVGYVVYVVVAQIFGVDGMNALFFQSIGMAIGGLILSAKHETSVKSTLWNLIPGVVWGIGNLFMFYSQPKVGVATSFSFSQLLVIVSTLGGIFLLGEKKDKRQMIGIWAGIVLIVIAAFVLGYIKA, from the coding sequence ATGGATTTATTAATTGCTTTATTACCCGCGTTATTCTGGGGTAGTGTAGTTTTAATTAATGTTCTTGTAGGTGGAGGTCCTTATAATCAAATTAGAGGGACAACTTTTGGTGCGTTAATCATCGGTATTATCTTATTACTTACAGGTAATGCTAAATTTGATGACCTTACGATTATTATCGTTGGTTTAATTTCTGGTGCTTTCTGGGCATTAGGACAAGGTTATCAATTAAAATCTGTCAGCCTTATAGGTGTTTCAAAAACAATGCCTATTTCTACAGGTTTACAATTAGTTGGTACAACGTTATTTAGTGCTATTTTCTTAGGTGAATGGAGTACTGGTGTGCAAGTTACATTAGGACTTGTTGCTATGGTATTACTTGTTATCGGTATTGCTTTAACATCTATTAAAGGTAAAAATGAAGAATCAGAAAGTACCAAAAACTTTGGTAAAGCGATGCCTATCCTTTTAATTTCTACTGTTGGTTATGTTGTCTACGTAGTAGTAGCACAAATATTCGGCGTAGATGGAATGAATGCTTTATTCTTCCAATCTATAGGTATGGCTATTGGTGGTTTAATACTATCAGCTAAACATGAAACATCAGTTAAAAGTACACTATGGAATTTAATCCCAGGTGTTGTGTGGGGTATCGGTAACTTATTTATGTTCTACTCACAACCAAAAGTTGGTGTAGCAACTAGTTTCTCATTTTCACAGTTATTAGTTATTGTATCTACACTCGGCGGTATTTTCCTATTAGGCGAGAAAAAAGACAAACGTCAAATGATTGGTATTTGGGCTGGTATTGTACTTATCGTTATTGCAGCCTTTGTACTCGGATATATTAAAGCATAA
- a CDS encoding IS6 family transposase — MNYFRYKQFNKDVITVAVGYYLRYALSYRDISEILRERGVNVHHSTVYRWVQEYAPILYQIWKKKHKKAYYKWRIDETYVKIKGKWSYLYRAIDAEGHTLDIWLRKQRDNHAAYAFIKRLIKQFGKPQKVITDQVPSTKVAMAKVIKTFKLNPDCHCTSKYLNNLIEQDHRHIKVRKTRYQSMNTAKNTLKGIECIYALYKKNRRSLQIYGFSPCHEISIMLAS; from the coding sequence ATGAACTATTTCAGATATAAACAATTTAACAAGGACGTCATCACTGTAGCCGTTGGCTACTATCTAAGATACGCACTGAGTTATCGTGATATATCTGAAATTCTAAGAGAACGTGGTGTCAACGTTCATCATTCAACGGTCTACCGTTGGGTTCAAGAATATGCTCCGATTTTGTATCAAATTTGGAAGAAAAAACATAAAAAAGCCTATTACAAATGGCGTATTGATGAGACGTACGTCAAAATAAAAGGGAAATGGAGCTATTTATATCGTGCTATTGATGCAGAGGGGCATACATTAGATATTTGGTTGCGTAAGCAACGTGATAATCATGCAGCATATGCGTTTATCAAACGTCTTATTAAACAATTTGGTAAACCTCAAAAAGTGATTACAGATCAGGTACCTTCAACGAAGGTAGCCATGGCTAAAGTTATTAAAACGTTTAAACTGAATCCCGACTGTCATTGTACATCGAAATATCTGAATAATCTCATTGAGCAAGATCACCGTCATATTAAAGTAAGAAAGACAAGATATCAAAGTATGAATACGGCAAAGAATACTTTAAAAGGTATTGAATGTATTTACGCTCTATATAAAAAGAACCGCAGGTCTCTTCAGATCTACGGATTTTCGCCATGCCACGAAATTAGCATCATGCTAGCAAGTTAA
- a CDS encoding IS30 family transposase: MTNHKGTHLSYEERVQIETLKNLGFSNRAIARELGRAPQTINNEIHRGTTRQIKRQKQQHKVYEYETQIYFSSLGQQRYRQNRQQCGAQPLWKKNPLFMPWADHLMKKKRWSPEAVVAYAHKEQCFEREEIPSTTTVYAWIDQQIMETKNIDLLEKLKRRHSTQNSYHNHPHSRVLGPSIETRPSEIESRQSFGHWEIDTVIGTKDKSKPVILTLVERQTRFEILEIIESKSADAVSHALKNLFDSLGEKAPKIFKSITSDNGSEFALLYEEFGHMIEIYFTHPFSSYERGTSENQHKMIRRFIPKVHDLSNVQKRFIKAIQQYMNDYPRKTLNYNTAHHQMTECLKHLNLYGSFQS, from the coding sequence ATGACAAACCATAAAGGAACACACTTAAGTTATGAAGAACGTGTTCAAATAGAAACACTTAAAAATTTAGGTTTTTCAAATCGTGCAATAGCGCGTGAATTAGGACGTGCACCTCAAACAATCAATAACGAAATTCATCGAGGAACAACACGTCAAATTAAACGACAAAAACAACAACATAAAGTCTATGAATATGAGACGCAAATTTATTTTTCTTCACTAGGTCAACAACGTTATCGACAAAACAGACAACAATGTGGTGCTCAGCCCTTATGGAAGAAGAACCCATTATTTATGCCATGGGCAGATCACCTCATGAAAAAGAAACGCTGGTCACCTGAAGCAGTCGTGGCATATGCTCACAAGGAACAATGTTTTGAAAGAGAAGAAATCCCTTCAACAACGACAGTATATGCTTGGATAGATCAACAAATCATGGAAACTAAGAATATTGATCTACTAGAAAAATTAAAAAGACGTCACTCTACTCAGAATAGCTACCATAATCATCCACACAGTCGAGTGCTCGGTCCAAGTATTGAGACACGTCCTAGTGAAATTGAATCACGTCAGTCTTTTGGTCACTGGGAAATAGATACCGTAATAGGAACTAAAGACAAGTCAAAGCCAGTTATCTTAACACTTGTTGAGAGACAAACGCGTTTTGAAATACTAGAAATAATAGAAAGTAAAAGTGCTGATGCGGTGTCTCACGCATTGAAAAACTTATTTGACTCCTTAGGCGAAAAAGCACCAAAAATCTTTAAATCTATCACATCTGACAATGGTTCAGAATTTGCATTGCTGTATGAAGAATTTGGCCATATGATAGAAATATACTTCACACATCCATTCTCATCATATGAACGTGGGACAAGTGAAAACCAACATAAAATGATTCGTCGTTTTATTCCAAAAGTACATGATTTATCCAATGTTCAAAAACGCTTCATAAAAGCCATACAACAATATATGAATGACTATCCTAGAAAGACTTTAAATTACAACACAGCTCATCATCAAATGACAGAATGTTTAAAGCACCTCAATCTGTATGGATCTTTCCAAAGCTAA
- a CDS encoding site-specific DNA-methyltransferase, translating to MQQNLSEGNPYNKGTRKNQLTGSYGLFSPSEVKSEGTRYPIDLTYFKTAESEGKVYHPTQKPIDLGRYLVKTYSNLGDTILDNTCGSGSFLVSALLEGRNFIGIDKDIGLHEFD from the coding sequence TTGCAACAGAACCTGTCAGAAGGTAATCCTTATAATAAGGGTACACGTAAAAATCAGTTAACAGGTAGTTATGGACTATTTTCCCCTAGTGAAGTAAAAAGCGAGGGAACGAGATATCCAATTGATTTAACTTATTTTAAAACGGCAGAATCTGAAGGTAAAGTTTACCATCCGACTCAAAAACCCATAGATTTAGGCAGATATTTAGTAAAAACTTATTCTAATTTGGGTGATACCATTTTAGATAATACTTGTGGTAGTGGTTCATTTTTAGTTTCTGCACTATTAGAAGGACGTAACTTTATAGGTATAGACAAGGACATTGGACTACACGAGTTTGACTAG
- a CDS encoding IS6 family transposase, producing the protein MNYFRYKQFNKDVITLAVGYYLRYALSYRDISEILRERGVNVHHSTVYRWVQEYAPILYQIWKKKHKKAYYKWRIDETYIKIKGKWNYLYRAIDAEGHTLDIWLRKQRDNHAAYAFIKRLIKQFGKPQKVITDQAPSTKVAMTKVIKTFKLNPDCHCTSKYLNNLIEQDHRHIKVRKTRYQSINTAKNTLKGIQYIYALYKKNRRSLQICGFSPCHEISIMLAS; encoded by the coding sequence ATGAACTATTTCAGATATAAACAATTTAACAAGGACGTCATCACTTTAGCCGTTGGCTACTATCTAAGATATGCATTGAGTTATCGTGATATATCTGAAATATTAAGGGAACGTGGTGTAAATGTTCATCATTCAACGGTCTACCGTTGGGTTCAAGAATATGCCCCGATTTTATATCAAATTTGGAAGAAAAAGCATAAAAAAGCTTATTACAAATGGCGTATTGATGAGACGTACATCAAAATAAAAGGAAAATGGAACTATTTATATCGTGCCATTGATGCAGAGGGACATACATTAGATATTTGGTTGCGTAAGCAACGTGATAATCATGCAGCATATGCGTTTATCAAACGTCTCATTAAACAATTTGGTAAACCTCAAAAAGTGATTACAGATCAGGCACCTTCAACGAAGGTAGCCATGACTAAAGTTATTAAAACGTTTAAACTGAATCCCGACTGTCATTGTACATCGAAATATCTGAATAATCTCATTGAGCAAGATCACCGTCATATTAAAGTAAGAAAGACAAGATATCAAAGTATCAATACGGCAAAGAATACTTTAAAAGGTATTCAATATATTTACGCTCTATATAAAAAGAACCGCAGGTCTCTTCAGATCTGCGGATTTTCGCCATGCCACGAAATTAGCATCATGCTAGCAAGTTAA
- a CDS encoding protein rep, which produces MEKYTEKKQRNQVFQKFIKRHIGENQMDLVEDCNTFLSFVADKTLEKQKLYKANSCKNRFCPVCAWRKARKDALGLSLMMKYIKQQEKKEFIFLTLTTPNVMSDELEGSVAKLSL; this is translated from the coding sequence ATGGAAAAGTATACTGAGAAAAAACAAAGAAATCAAGTATTTCAAAAATTTATTAAACGTCATATTGGAGAGAATCAAATGGATTTAGTTGAAGATTGCAATACATTTCTGTCTTTTGTAGCTGATAAAACTTTAGAAAAACAGAAATTATATAAAGCTAATTCTTGTAAAAATCGATTTTGTCCTGTCTGTGCTTGGAGAAAAGCTAGAAAAGATGCGTTGGGTTTATCTTTGATGATGAAATATATTAAGCAGCAAGAGAAAAAGGAGTTTATCTTTTTAACTTTGACTACACCTAATGTAATGAGTGATGAATTAGAAGGTTCTGTTGCAAAGTTGAGTTTATAG
- the merA gene encoding hypothiocyanous acid reductase MerA, translating to MKKYDLLILGFGKGGKTLAKTASAQGKQVAVVEQSKKMYGGTCINIGCIPSKTLVHEGLESGSFNQAFERKEEVVTALNKKNYHNLADDENITVLDYKASFKSNTEVDLLDEQGKVVDTLTADDIVINTGATPVIPDIKGIKESKHLYDSTGIMNLSEQPKRLVIVGGGYISLEFASMFSNFGTQVTVLEANDKLMAREDEEIVSHAIKDLEDKGVKFELGAQTSEFEDKDGYTIAKTNKGDFEAEAVLLAIGRKPNTDLNLENTDIKLGERGEIEVNNQLETAVKHIYAIGDVKGGMQFTYISLDDFRIVKDKLFGSVARTTENRGAVPYTVFIDPPLSRVGLTAKEAKEQGYEIKEGKLPVSNIPRHKINNDPRGLFKVVIDATTNKVLGATLYGLQSEEIINLVKLTIDQNIDYTVLRDNIYTHPTMIESFNDLFNI from the coding sequence ATGAAAAAGTATGATTTATTAATTTTAGGGTTTGGTAAAGGTGGAAAAACACTAGCAAAAACAGCTTCAGCTCAAGGGAAACAAGTAGCAGTTGTTGAACAATCCAAAAAAATGTATGGTGGTACATGTATCAATATCGGCTGTATTCCATCTAAAACATTAGTGCACGAAGGATTAGAAAGTGGATCGTTCAATCAAGCATTTGAGCGTAAAGAAGAAGTCGTAACGGCCCTTAATAAAAAGAATTATCATAACTTAGCAGACGATGAAAATATAACAGTATTAGATTACAAGGCTAGCTTTAAATCCAATACGGAAGTAGACTTATTAGATGAACAAGGCAAAGTTGTAGATACTTTAACAGCAGATGACATTGTGATAAATACTGGTGCAACACCTGTTATTCCTGATATCAAAGGCATTAAAGAATCTAAACATTTATATGATTCTACAGGAATAATGAATTTAAGCGAACAACCTAAACGGTTAGTTATTGTTGGCGGAGGATATATTTCTTTAGAATTCGCATCTATGTTTTCAAACTTTGGTACACAAGTGACTGTATTAGAAGCGAATGATAAATTAATGGCAAGAGAAGATGAAGAAATCGTTTCACATGCGATTAAAGATTTAGAAGATAAAGGTGTAAAATTCGAGTTAGGTGCTCAAACTTCAGAATTTGAAGATAAAGATGGATATACAATCGCTAAAACGAATAAAGGTGATTTTGAAGCAGAAGCGGTATTACTCGCAATTGGTAGAAAGCCAAATACTGACTTAAATTTAGAAAACACTGATATTAAACTAGGTGAACGTGGCGAAATAGAAGTCAATAATCAGTTGGAAACAGCTGTAAAACATATCTATGCAATAGGTGATGTAAAAGGTGGCATGCAATTCACTTATATTTCTTTAGATGACTTTAGAATTGTTAAAGACAAATTATTCGGTTCAGTTGCTCGCACTACAGAAAATAGAGGTGCGGTACCTTATACGGTATTTATAGATCCTCCATTATCTCGTGTGGGATTGACTGCTAAAGAAGCAAAAGAACAAGGGTATGAAATTAAAGAAGGTAAACTACCAGTAAGTAATATACCTCGTCACAAAATTAATAATGATCCTAGAGGTTTGTTTAAAGTTGTGATAGACGCAACAACAAATAAAGTACTTGGGGCTACTTTATATGGTTTACAATCCGAGGAAATCATAAATTTAGTAAAACTGACAATTGACCAAAATATTGACTATACAGTTTTACGTGACAATATATATACACATCCTACTATGATAGAATCATTTAATGATTTATTTAATATTTAA
- a CDS encoding M23 family metallopeptidase, with product MKKILTTSIATIGILTMSIAQQDAQAEEQSSVSTQNTHNYTGIENDVYYTIDSKGNYHHTLDGNWNQSMFEHKEYKSYEVDQNGVTHYYYFEKDDNDYSPSQSNQSIKDKGYQVNNGEENQTSETNKETIANDNQTAKHNETGSNGHVAISNETNDNQETAQYNNTASKEQSTHNNDATSTKEAKGNAEASSNWLTKNKKLQEYGQYHGGGAHYGVDYAMEENTPVYALADGTVIQSGWSNYGGGNQVTIKEKNSDYYQWYMHMNKLNVNKGDEVKAGQQIGQSGNTGNSTAPHLHFQRMQGGVGNEYSVNPDSYINNNQ from the coding sequence ATGAAAAAAATACTAACAACTTCAATAGCGACTATTGGAATTCTAACTATGAGTATTGCTCAACAAGACGCACAAGCTGAAGAACAAAGTAGTGTATCTACGCAAAATACTCACAACTATACGGGAATTGAAAATGATGTTTATTATACAATAGATAGTAAAGGGAATTATCATCACACATTAGATGGCAATTGGAATCAATCTATGTTTGAACATAAAGAATATAAATCGTATGAAGTAGATCAAAATGGTGTTACGCATTATTACTATTTTGAAAAAGATGATAATGATTATTCACCATCTCAATCAAATCAATCAATTAAGGATAAAGGTTATCAAGTAAATAATGGAGAAGAGAATCAAACATCTGAAACAAATAAAGAAACGATAGCAAATGATAATCAAACAGCTAAGCATAATGAAACAGGAAGTAATGGACATGTAGCGATTTCTAATGAAACAAATGATAATCAAGAAACAGCTCAATATAACAATACTGCTTCTAAAGAACAATCTACTCATAACAACGATGCAACTAGCACTAAGGAAGCGAAAGGTAATGCAGAAGCTTCATCAAATTGGCTTACTAAAAATAAAAAGTTACAAGAATATGGTCAATATCACGGCGGAGGTGCACATTACGGTGTAGATTATGCTATGGAAGAAAATACCCCTGTATACGCTTTAGCAGATGGAACTGTGATTCAAAGTGGTTGGAGTAACTACGGTGGTGGTAACCAAGTAACAATAAAAGAGAAAAATAGTGATTATTATCAATGGTACATGCATATGAATAAATTAAATGTAAATAAAGGTGACGAAGTGAAAGCAGGTCAACAAATTGGACAATCAGGTAATACTGGTAATTCAACGGCACCACATTTACATTTCCAACGTATGCAAGGTGGCGTAGGTAATGAATATTCAGTTAATCCAGATTCTTATATCAACAACAATCAATAA
- a CDS encoding Rrf2 family transcriptional regulator produces MQLRRVMSKLLEEGYITTQKGKYGGYRINGNVLDTPLSNLFKLFASSQSFGRIYTGTKESDCKISNEMSRVMSNYHRKEFEIIEKYYQNISIGDILNDILMEGYNEKV; encoded by the coding sequence GTGCAATTAAGAAGAGTTATGAGCAAACTATTAGAAGAAGGTTACATTACAACACAAAAGGGCAAATATGGAGGGTATCGTATAAATGGTAATGTGTTAGATACGCCATTATCCAATTTATTTAAATTATTCGCTTCTAGTCAATCATTTGGCAGAATTTATACAGGTACAAAAGAAAGTGACTGTAAAATCTCAAATGAAATGAGTCGAGTAATGTCCAACTATCATCGAAAAGAATTTGAAATAATTGAAAAATATTATCAAAATATTTCTATTGGAGATATATTAAACGATATATTAATGGAGGGTTACAATGAAAAAGTATGA
- a CDS encoding protein rep produces the protein MQQNQKIDNVSYADILEILKIKKAHNVKQCGNVLEFKPTDEGYLKLYKTWFCKSKLCPVCNWRRAMKNSYHARKVIEEVIKEKPKGRWLFLTLSTRNAIDGDTLDQSLKHLTESFRRLFKYKKISKNLIGFIRSTEVTVNKNDGSYNQHMHVLMCVENSYFKNKANYITQEEWIDLWQKALQVDYRPVANIKAIKPNKKGDKDIQAAIKETSKYSVKSSDYLTDDDERNQEIVRDLEYGLYRKRMLSYGGLLKQKHKILNLDDSEDGNLINTSDEEQTTDEEEKAHSITAIWNFEKQNYFLKNL, from the coding sequence TTGCAACAGAACCAAAAAATAGACAATGTGAGTTACGCGGATATTCTGGAAATTTTAAAAATCAAAAAAGCGCATAATGTTAAACAATGCGGCAATGTCTTAGAATTCAAACCGACCGATGAAGGTTATTTGAAATTATATAAAACGTGGTTTTGTAAATCGAAGTTATGTCCGGTTTGTAATTGGAGGCGTGCGATGAAAAATAGTTATCACGCTCGAAAAGTGATTGAAGAGGTGATAAAAGAAAAACCGAAAGGGCGTTGGTTATTTTTAACACTTTCGACACGAAATGCGATAGATGGGGATACGTTAGATCAAAGTTTAAAACATTTAACAGAATCATTTAGAAGATTGTTTAAGTATAAAAAAATTAGTAAAAATTTAATTGGTTTTATTAGGTCAACAGAAGTGACAGTTAATAAAAATGACGGTAGTTATAATCAACATATGCATGTGTTGATGTGTGTCGAAAATAGTTATTTTAAGAATAAAGCTAATTATATAACTCAAGAAGAATGGATTGATTTGTGGCAAAAAGCATTACAAGTTGATTATCGTCCAGTTGCAAATATCAAAGCGATCAAACCGAATAAAAAGGGGGATAAAGATATTCAAGCAGCAATCAAAGAGACCTCAAAATATTCGGTTAAATCATCAGATTATTTAACTGATGATGATGAAAGAAATCAAGAAATTGTGAGAGATTTAGAATACGGCTTGTATCGAAAACGTATGTTGAGTTATGGTGGTTTGCTTAAACAAAAGCATAAAATTTTAAATTTAGATGACTCAGAGGACGGTAATTTAATTAATACAAGTGATGAAGAACAAACGACAGATGAAGAAGAAAAAGCACATTCAATTACGGCAATCTGGAATTTTGAAAAACAAAATTATTTTTTGAAAAATTTGTAG